In Euphorbia lathyris chromosome 10, ddEupLath1.1, whole genome shotgun sequence, the DNA window ccaagtgggagtatgttggggtttagtgtcctatagacaattgttctaggatagaaacttaatgtaaatgaagtattctttatatcatttgttttaatgagatatggtttcataactatataaaggtaatcccttttaagaactaaataaagtctaataaaaggaaatccataagtttgtttaaagtgattataaagtgttcatacaagcatgaagtgagacgaaactttataataaactaataaacataaaaccaccccaagtcaagtaatatgtttaggattgacatatcactactgagacttgcatgtaataatgtcttctgtcgagacagaaagctgatctcacaagcttcatatatacatatatctggacagttatgtggatccaatgaaaaggagttcattaggattggggacccgacttgagataacaggatgggtagattcatccttgtcacctgttcatctcattggtattaataggtataagtaatcctcagactcaaaggaatgttaattagtgattctagattacggaatgtgatgctttgatcctgttgtaacacgatccataacagagatgactctggagtgtgaacgacagacgttgggtatcacaggaagtaattgcgggataattatacattggattgagcatttgtcactcccgataaatgggagatacgtccaaggatcacttgtggaagactcgactctaaatccttgcaaggtgatagcttaagacttgaaatacagatttcacttaacctatctaattggagttgacttggcctgtataagtaaaacgaacgtctcgctatatgtgacttgacattatccatagtcataagattcagttcaaggatgtagttgataaaggatcgaattatactgtagcTAATACGGAAAtatcaacgacagaatcaacctgtcttcttatagctctgggggaatgtttcggatttgctaatcacatttcgcgtactcattccaatatgcaaagattaaaattaatttaatagttgcatatggctagaagcaataagaacctaatgggtcacacataagacttggagcccaaaagagaaacagatgttaattaattgatggaagcccaactgagtccactacgGCCCAGTAGagagaggggggcgattttatgtatgaaaatacataaataatttaatttgattttaacaattctaattagattatgattgtgaattaaattaataaaaggataaataagttaggaggtttaatgagattaaaattactcctattattatcctataaggttattattattatctttatatttagatatattaatagataataaataagaattatattccgaattaaattcttattcagtaacttaattctatctaactagggtttagatacaagagagtattttATACCCATCtcctatgtaaatttcggccaaccctagccagagagagagaattttgacccacaagtttgaggacgagattgtctaccgcttccttccgttcaattgattttcatctctttcttttatcccttgatcttgtgttgattgattagaggcaatctattcttgattgcttttatacggttgatatctaacttgattttgggttgtgtttgttttgtgctcgtgaactcggagtaagagttgagggcacttcgcttgcaacggtagatagttcatcaaaaggtatttccttctatccctctttatatgaaataacgattaacggatcttggattaatggaaaaaggttaaaaaaatttatatttccgctgccatacgttagccttaAATTCCATCATCTTGTACTCACTCCACCAAAGCTAACTTCACCATTAGGTGGGCCCTCATTCGTTATCGGATCAAAGTTTTGACCACTCCTTGCATTACTTTTTGGTGTCGATTCccgaatttgatttttttttaaacattaaccAGAAACTAGTCCACTACATTCGATGAACCACTAATTGGATAATGAATTATTTCGTTTGgttgatcttttattttgatttctaaccattagtaaataaaaataaaaagaataaaagaataaaagaattcTCATTTTTAATGTGAGTGGGACGACGGGTCAATGGATGTGAGAGAGATATGTGCTCATTGTGTATGTGTGGACTATAGATTAGAGAGCAAAATGAGATGAAGATGGGGCCATTGTGTATTTCTGGAATAAATATTAAAGAATAGATAGATTTAGTTCACGTATAGAAATGCATGTTGTTGTGCTTAGACAATAAGATTAGAATGAGTCCTAATTGATCGAGTCCAACATCTTAGTTAAATCCGAAAGACGGGTCCCTACGTCCCGTAGCTAACATATATCTGTCTTACAGGTTTGATAACTTTATTTCATACGGCTAGTGTATAGGCTTTTATGCAATGctgaaatgtaatttattattctGTATTTATTTATCACTTTCGTGTGATTAATGATTATAAACTGAAAATGAATTAGATTATAAATGATATTCTAACAGAAGTCAAATCTATGTATTTATTATCAAACCCACTGAAAGGGACACACCCTGTGTCGTCCTTAAAACAGACCTTTCCAAGTAAAGGGTCAGGAGCTCACAAGACCCCAGAAGATTCGCCACTATGGACATAGCCTATCTCAATGGGCTTTCACCCGTGGGAGGTCTCCCATGATGATATGGTACTGTTTAGACTCAGAGTCTAACTGAGAAACGACAACTAGGTAGGACATGTGTCAGAGAAAGAGTCGTCACTTGGATTTTAGGTCCAAAAATGTTATAGAGATACTTTGCTGAAAGCAAGTGGGTTCGGGAAGTTAGGTACCTTGGAGAATGATAATGTTCCCTCAAAAGGAAATATTAAGCACCCATAAAATCGTCTAGTGAACCTACCGGCTTTCTACTTAGCACTcatcaaaagaaaatgaaggaagTATAAACTAACGTGTTACAAGAAAATCACCAAAATGAAACTAAATTGacatttacaaaaacaaactaGAGCATTCTTAAGTCTTCTCTCCCTCTGATGTCATTGAAATAAGCTTGACTACACACAAAAAAATGGGTAGAAATACCAAGAAGGCAAAAAGAAAGGTACAAAGTCTACATTCTAGTCATACCCTATCGTGACAGGGTGCCTCTAGGGGCACATCTTGTCACGGCAGGGTCTTGTCTACGTGCAAAAAACCCACTAAAATGTTaacacattaaaaaaaataaactctagaaaatatattctagacttctaatttataaatttcaatccttaaaatatattaaaattactgattttactagtttaacataatccaaaattataacttgacataGTTAAGTTAGGGGTGAATTTGTGTATAAATCTGTGCAATGCTCCAATTTACCTAAACAAGAAAAGCTTTCTATTATTATTGACACAGCCGTGGAAAGAAGAAAAATGTGTTAAAAGAATCATTTGAaattaaacatatatatttattggtGCAGGTAGGTAGTTAAAACAAGTAGAGAGAAGCCAAACGGATAATCACTCTTAATCGTACTCTTACATGTTTGTTTAGGCTTTCCCCTGCTCCTCATTTCCCATTTTTCAATCCTTCTAAACGTGCATCAAGTACTCGTCTTATATGTCTATCTTTTCTCGTATATTCACACATCCATtgcaacatacgcatctccgctaCCCTTATCTTATGAATGTGagagtgtttcactgcccaacattCTATACCATATAAAAATGCAGGTCTAATTGCCGTGCAGtataattttcccttcaatctattaggcatgtcagGATCCCAAAGGAACACTCTTCCACTTCAACCAACCACCATATTTAATCTTAGAGCAACATCTCAATCCAATTCTCCTAACAGAAGCAATCCGAGTTTTATACAACCTTTCCGTCCAGGATGATTGTTCTTACTTAAAGCGTCTCCATAATTAAATCTCATGGATAAGAGAATTGGCATTTCACGAcaacataattaaatataaagtCATCATCTCAAGGCCTCCTCTCTTAGTTATCGGTGATAGTGAAAGAATTAAGCCGAAGGAGGGAGATTCGACCTCAGAAAATTTGAAATTTATGGTATAATCATGTAAAAATAGTATTTGATAGTAATAGATACATATGTGGTGATATAACTGTAGTTTTACACCATTAGATTTAAAAAAGTCTGTATCTAAAATCTAACGGCTATTAACAAAATTCACTTAATGAGGTTTTGATTCGTTTATGTAGCTCCTCATGAAATTTGATGGCTAAAATTCCCTCATGTACTGTTGCTCTTCTATTGTCAAGGAAATTCCAAAGCTCCATCACAGGGTATCTCCCACTTGCATTATACTCATTCAATTCCATCAATGCTGTTTTCACTGCTTCAtgaacttcatcaccatgctcaCTCCTCATTTCTTTCAActtctcatcttcttcatcgaTTATCTCCTGTATATATAATCATTAAAACAGGAATCTAATAATTAAATGATTATACATGTAACGTAGGAATGTATATATACCTCAACTTTCCCATCCTTATGAGTAATCATCTTAAATGGGTACCAATTTGGGTCTCGAATAAAGGTTTCATAATATGCACAATCTATTACTGCATGTTCTGATGGATTGTTAGAATATTTCCTCTTGGCAGAAGCCATGAATGGTTCAATATCAAGATCTCCCATCTTCTTTACACCAATACTATCATCTCTTTCTGAATCTGAATCTGAATCAACATCTTTCAACATCTTCACATTCACAACAAATTAGACATTAATTAGTAACTTGATGCCTGCCtatatttcatttaaaaaaaagagagagagagattacgAACATCTATTAATTCCTTTCGAGCATCCTGCAATTCATTGTTTGCCTTCACCTCCTTATTAATAAGGACTTGATTTAGATCTCTCAAGGTATCAACTTCTTCTTTAGTTTCCTTCAACTCAGCTTTTAGTAATGCTTCCTTTTCCTAAATGATTCAAACAGCGAAATGATGAATGgttcatatttattttatttattaaaaggaTTTTTATCACCTTGGCAATAGTAACTGCATTATCAGCCTCCGAAATCCTCAATTTCTGCTCTTCAATTTGGGCTGTCAATTCTTTAATCTGCTGTTtgttttacataattaaatcaAAGATGGATGATGCATTCATTTATTGAAAGAATTTGTATTACCTTGCCATTAGTAATTTCAATATCAGCCTCTGAAATCTTTAACTTGTTTTCTTCAATCTGCCCTCTCAATTCTTCCTCCCGCTTGTCCCTTTGCATCTGCAATTGTTTGTTTTAAAGTTGAAgttgatgataaaaaaaaaacactgagATATATATGGTAAATTTTACAGTATTTAGGGAACAATACTTTCGGCCAACATGATTGAACATCCACTACATGAATATgattgatgaaaaataaaaactatacaTGAATGTGTCGTGAATTTGCCGGAAGTATTACTCCAGAAGTATCCTAAAATTTTCAGAGATAGGGAATAGAGATATAGCATACGTACCACTGTATCTTTAACCAAGACCTCAATTGTTCTGATTGCAATTTCCATAGGTTTCTGCATATCTTGGGAGACAAAGAAATCAGGgtggagaaagaagaaaaatgaaaagataTGAATTTTCCCAATAATTGGAATACGCATTTATATAGGTtgcagtatatttttaatttcctCTTTTGAGGACTCGTGACTTCACAAGGAAACGTTTCACTAATTACTCAAAAGGATGCATGTATCCGCATACAACACAAAAAGCTTAATACATCGTTTCAACCCTTAACTTGTGCAAAAATGTTGATTAGTTCCCTGAATTTTTAAAGTATTTTGATTGCCTCtttaacttgtataaaatattcatttagttTCCTAAACTTGTCTAAATTGTAATAAATTGATCACTCGGATATAAatagtaagttaaatgcggaaaacgTATTGCacgcatttaaaaaaaaaaagtaaaacgaccaaggttGGAATATGCGATTTTAATATTAGACAAAACAAgatttatagttgagcaaacaagaacttcatttttaatctatgcTGTGAATTGTGTAATTACATTCTAAgctaacttactttttttacaaccgagtgatcaattaattacattttatgcaagttcaatggGCTAACTGAATCTTTTATACAAGTCGAGAGGGTTAGCAggacattttgaaagttcatggAGCCAATCAACGTTTTTGTACAAGTTCAatgagcaaatgatgtattaagcctagggatggcaacgggtactctacccgcgggtacccagcactacccgaccctaatgggactatccgtatcctgtataaaagggtatgggacaggtatgaaatcaaaatcattacccgttagggtaatgggacggtaTGGGAAGACCCCCCAGGGTACCCGTTACgcgtcataatttttttatatattaaaaaatattattgtgttttagatgtaagatatGAGATTTGAATACCAACTTTTTGTTCTTCGACCATTAActgataccactaaactactttatttttattgattaaggttcaatttcttcaatttttagatggttgatttattaaatttatacttcgttaaatttgtaatattttttattttatttattgattcttaacgggtaagggtatccatgggtacccgtgaattaaatgggatgggtatgagatgcaaaacatatatccgttagggtaatgggaagggtacgggtaattaaaaaataaacgggtaagggtttgggattgacactACCCGTGGGTACCCTACCTGTTGTCATCCCTAATTAAGCcaaacaaaaaatattttttaagaataaattaataattaagggAGTGTTTGGTTGCTGCTTTTCGACGTCCAGTTTGTCgtttcactttgaaaatgagagttttaggtgtttggttagacacgtcttgtttttctttttgtaactGAAAAGtaactttttataaaagcaaaaaatccctgctttttaaaaaaaaaaacagtattTTCAAACAACAAAAAGCAAACTGTAATAAGAAACAACAATCAACAGCTAAAATAAAAGGGACATTTATGGAGTATTTGTCTAAAAAAAGATGTGATATGTGGAGTAATACAGTTATATCTCCAAAATCTTAAAAATCATTGGCATCTTAACAGAATAAATCAATCAATATCTCAACTCAAACCTTCTTCTAAATCTTAATATCTTTGCAGTGCCTTTaacttatcttttttttttcactttgcTCTCTTAACTTTAGAGACAATTTATTAGGGTTGTCAAAATGGATAAATGGATTGactcaattcatttaatatatgAATCGATACAATTCGATTCATTTAATAAATGAGTTGGAtgacccatttaataaatgggtggATATGACACAACTCATTTATTAAACGAGTTATACGAATTGACTCATTTAatccaattaattaaatctaaGCAACTTTTGATTTAAGTacaatgaaaattaaaaatcaacatatttaattcatttaacccGATTaactaaatataattaaaattcaaacaaaaaaaatgtaaaaacggAAACAACATTAAAAAAAGGATACATTAAATGTGAACAAAGACGTAACCAATAACATAAGGGATGGTTCCTGGCAGTCGTGGGTGTTGGCACCTCGTGCCTTCTGCCACTATCTCTAAAcagaaaaaagtaaaaaaaaaatacgaaaacttaaacaaaggttaaaaacacgaaaacgtgaaaaaatatggaaaaacacaaaaacatgaaaaacgttaaaaacatgaaaaacttgaaaaatgtgaaaaacgggAAAAAACGCAAATAAACAAACTGTTAAGACacgaaaaaatttgaaaaaatgtggaaaacgtgaaaaaacataaacaaactattaaaaacacgaaaacgttacaaaaaaaaatgtgaaaaaaatgtgaaaaacacgaaaaacataaaaaatattaaaaacacgaaacataaaaaaatgtgaaaaacacgaaaatgtgaagaaaaaaaattaactttgaaaaagcgaaaatgtgaaaaaatgcgttttaacgttttttcacgttttcgtgtttttggtgttttcatgtTGTtcatatttttcacgttttcatgttttttttttgtgtttgttcacatttttgcatttttcgcgttttgtcacgtttttgtttttgttgtgttttttcgcgttttcacaaTTTCTCGCTTTTTTCCATTGTTCATGTTTGTagtgttttttcatgttttgtatttttcgtgttttatcatgTTTTTTGTATGTTTTCTCATTTTCGaggtttcacgttttttttcgtttttcgttttccgtttttcacatttttgtgttcttctcacgttttttattttttttatagttcaCTTTTTCTTGTTATTcactcttttcatttttttaaaattaacccttaaatacATTAAGTTTCTAACTAATTTTtcgctttttattttttatttttttttccatttttctcgATTTTCCGTTTTTTCATGATTTATCATTTTTTCACAAATTATTAAATGAGTTAATTAAGTCAACCCAATTAACCCATGACCCAACCCATTTATTATATGAGTTAGGTGGGTCTACTCATTTATGACTCAACACATAAATGAGTCAACCCTAATTCGTTTAATTACGAGTTAAACGAGTCGTTAAATGGGTTATGAtccattttgacacctctacaATTTATTAACCATCTTGCTTGACTCAACAAATAGAACACTATGTGCCCTTTATCGGTGGTTTTCACCTGAACAGTGACTgatcaagtgaatttggtcagtcaccattagatctaagcttattaaaaatttatcatgaaaattaaaattatcgTAGGGTTTAAATTCACACCTCCCAGATATAATGgtgactgaccaaattcacttggtcagtcatTGACCAAGTGAAAATTATTGGCCCCCCTTATATACCTGGCATCCGGAACATCTTCTGCATCTATTCTATCCATTCCAATACATCTTATATACATCCTGATGTAAACCCTTTCTAAATTGCTTTGAAACGAACATATAATAAACCCGTTAGGGCTGGACAAACATTTTTTTGTTTCCAGCATCCTAAAATTTCGTcgttttgatattttgaaatgCTAAACAATTAAAAGTCCACAATTTAAAAGAAGTAGatatatttaatgttttataaatTCAACACTAATTTCTtacaaattatatattttttgttttttgtttttcattacaaatttcttataatttttataaagtaaaatttaattcaaaaattaagtttttttttctcaaagtaaaaaaattgatttaggaAAAAAAAGTTCATGAGGggtaatataataaataaaatatagaaaGTAATCAATGAGCAAAAATAAATGGACCTCCAGTATTCTAAAATTtcatggtcttgctgtgttagAATGCTAAAAATTCGTTATATCAATGTCGTAACATCTGggaataaaaaaatcaactaaaacGCAATATATGTGAAGTGAAGTAAAGTAAAGAACAAAGAACAGATTCATAAATCATCCTCAGAATTTACTTTCTATATAACTAAGGATTCCCAATGGAAGTGTATAGAATTGATACGTtaaataaaggcttaataggtacccagccccctaaacttgtaactttttttcacctggccccctcaacttaggggacaacctctcaacccccttaactctccaaaaacatcacatacagccccttacacccctatgttcggtcaaaatattgacccgtataGAAAAcgtgcttgactgttgaccccaccaatgtcacgtgtcacttttttattaaaattttccattctggcataagaattctgatcgaaatccatctctgatagttgctcgccgagcacaaatgagcttgctcgccgagcagaggtctcaatggaaaaatttaataaaaaatgacatgtggcattggtgtggtcaacagtcaagcgcgttttctacacgggtcaatattttgaccgaacatagtgTAAGTGTTGTATGACCTAGGCCATTCCTTTTGTATATTTTACAGTGTGAATTTTGAATCCAAATGGcagttaataaaatatgtattcatgtataattatttgtattgtttaattacttaatgaatatatatttgtccaaagattatttacaaagagataatattattaagagttaataataatgagatatatttctttggtgaaataataatcttaaatgttcatagtcggtggataatgaattggacactcatctatccttagactatcacctctgtttattttcttgattagtatgagatattaatcagaaacagaaaatctcattctgtttgataTGTTGATATCAGAATAAATATGTGGACATTCGAAGAGGCGAAGAGTTCGAACTGTGACGCTAGATAATAATTGCACAAAGGTTTAATcctagtcaacataattattatctaggtcataatagtgcatatagtcctttgacttgaggaaacttagttgttcttgcgcaggtaattatagtttgttcatgctttgtactgggatcttaattctggtaatccagcagtgaatcgctatagttagttgtgtagtgtaacaagagtttgctaatagaggattcattactctaagtaaatagagataaatccTAAGATAGTTATTGATTGTTTTTTTGATGGAATGAGTTCCTAGCCAGGACAATAAGACTCGCCTTATGAGATAAGTTTCAAAGAATGGTTCTTTGATGAGcgtcttattttatcaaagacttaatcaatatttcttagtATCTTGACAATTAGAGCTTGACACTTTGTGACTCTAGTCAAGATCGGGATTTTTAATGAAAGGACTTTAGTGCATGGACATTATGATCGATGgttcataattagtttaatgaatttacttcaagtaacttcattccttaattgggacgtcatggcgcagtgtgttagctggagatcatgacctttagaggactataagtaaatataagttaagcttatataggatacacttatagtacaaggaattggattcctaacataattaataagtgtTATTATTGTGCCTCTAATACCAGTTAAAGATGAACCTAAAAAGTCACACACATACAAGTTGTTTGTATCTAGCTTttgttaaattgattaattaaaagtgttttaattaattagttgatacaattgaatatgtcaatgggattgccaaaacattctaacactgtttgatattcaattgaaatgaggaaattataaataattattcttgctCAATTTAAGTTGATGGCTTTTTCAGAATACAATAGTCAAGTGTTGATTGTTGGAATTTAGAGGTGTTTTGAGTTAACTCCTCTAAGATTTTGTTAAaagatataataataattaattaagttattaattaattattattatattatattatatttattataataataaataatataattatttattaatatttaataataaaatttattttattattatatttattaataataataataataataatattatacgTGTCTActcatcatatatatatatatatatagtttttgtaaAAGTTATCTGGATACAGATAACATTTTACAAAAACTGATATTAACAATCAAAAGGTTTTGATTGTGTGGGTTCGATTAATTATTGAGCAAGATTAATCAGTTTCTTCGAGGCTTGATCTAATCGACTTAGTGAACTGACTAGAGGCTTCACCACTAGAGAAGCTTTaatacccgattggaatctacaagaggtatttttccaatctcgtagtataaatatcaatttgattattgaagaacttaatgatcttggttaaggatttgatgtcagacatcagatgtttgactgtttatcagagtgattggatcacactgattgtttgtttagggaaaatttttgaaattcatctcctaaataccaacatgtttccgcttcaaatccttcaagtggtatcagagccatctaAGTTCTTTTATAGTTAATTGATGTTGTGTTCTCTTGATTGATATAATTATGGATTGTTGGggctttttcttttattattatactcctatagttataattttaaatttcaatttttatgaaTTTGGGTTTATAAATATTGAAGGCTTGGAATACcaagaaaaattataattttggagCAAAATTGAAGAAACAGCGAAATTGGCAGATTGCAGAAATTATGGTGCGGGCACGCTTTAGGCAATTTTTAGTTGTCTAGTTTGTATATTGTCTGCTGATATAAAATTGAAATgtgattaaaattatatattggcCTTAAATGTAAGTGTTACATTTAGGAACAATTGAGGGTCAATTGTACGAAAAGGGTCAATTGtgtaataaaatcaattttgattttACTACATAAATATATGTAATTTTATTCATTACATGTTCAATTTTATCCAATCCATAATTATACCAATGAGATTAGATGAATGCTAAGATTGATCACCACAAGGCATGTTATTGGATAATGTGCAAACATTaactaataaattgaattaagtgTTAATTCAAGATAAATTTCTTTTTATGCAAAATTGCATGTTAGAAATTTAAATTGGTTAATGTGCAAAGTGAGACCTtaagttaaatttaatttaactgCAAGACTAGAAATCttccaaataaatattaaatccgATAAAGATACAAGAATTGTATCGAGGCTC includes these proteins:
- the LOC136208333 gene encoding factor of DNA methylation 1-like, with the protein product MQKPMEIAIRTIEVLVKDTVMQRDKREEELRGQIEENKLKISEADIEITNGKIKELTAQIEEQKLRISEADNAVTIAKEKEALLKAELKETKEEVDTLRDLNQVLINKEVKANNELQDARKELIDMLKDVDSDSDSERDDSIGVKKMGDLDIEPFMASAKRKYSNNPSEHAVIDCAYYETFIRDPNWYPFKMITHKDGKVEEIIDEEDEKLKEMRSEHGDEVHEAVKTALMELNEYNASGRYPVMELWNFLDNRRATVHEGILAIKFHEELHKRIKTSLSEFC